One Fuerstiella marisgermanici DNA window includes the following coding sequences:
- the ftsY gene encoding signal recognition particle-docking protein FtsY, whose amino-acid sequence MGLFDRLKAGLKKTKDILRTDLRDLFKAGAILDDDVLEEFEGRLIRTDMGVAASDRIVTKLREDHGGRTVDVDAVWDTVRGELRELLKGDGSTNWDLENPLSPLAKADSGPTVILVAGVNGVGKTTSIAKISNLLQKNGNKVVLAAGDTFRAAAVEQLTMWSERLGCDIVRKDSGADPASVAYEGATKAVELNADYLIVDTAGRLQTQKNLMDELDKIRRVLQKVIPEAPHESLLVLDATTGQNGLSQAKSFSAAVECTGLVLAKLDGTARGGVTVAIRQEMGIPVKYIGVGEGIDDLEIFDPDGFVDALFSN is encoded by the coding sequence ATGGGATTGTTTGACCGACTCAAAGCCGGATTAAAAAAGACGAAAGACATTCTGCGCACCGACTTGCGCGACCTGTTTAAAGCGGGCGCGATTCTCGACGACGATGTGCTTGAAGAATTCGAAGGCCGCCTGATTCGCACTGACATGGGCGTCGCCGCCAGCGACCGGATCGTCACTAAATTGCGAGAAGACCATGGCGGACGGACCGTCGATGTCGATGCGGTGTGGGACACCGTGCGAGGCGAATTGCGGGAATTGTTGAAGGGCGATGGTTCGACCAACTGGGATCTGGAGAACCCGCTTTCACCGCTGGCAAAAGCCGATTCCGGCCCGACCGTGATTCTGGTGGCGGGCGTCAACGGCGTTGGCAAGACGACTTCCATCGCGAAAATATCGAACCTGCTGCAGAAGAACGGCAACAAGGTTGTGCTGGCAGCCGGCGACACCTTCCGCGCCGCAGCTGTCGAACAGCTCACAATGTGGAGCGAGCGACTTGGCTGCGATATTGTCCGCAAAGACAGTGGAGCCGACCCGGCGTCTGTGGCCTACGAAGGCGCGACGAAAGCGGTTGAACTAAACGCCGACTACCTGATCGTCGACACAGCCGGACGTCTGCAGACTCAGAAGAACCTGATGGACGAATTGGACAAGATCCGGCGTGTCCTGCAGAAAGTGATCCCGGAAGCCCCTCACGAAAGCCTGCTTGTCCTCGACGCAACGACCGGACAAAATGGACTCAGCCAGGCGAAAAGTTTCTCCGCCGCCGTCGAATGCACCGGGCTGGTACTGGCAAAACTGGACGGCACGGCTCGCGGCGGTGTGACCGTGGCAATTCGTCAGGAAATGGGTATTCCTGTGAAATACATCGGTGTTGGCGAAGGCATCGACGACCTGGAAATTTTCGATCCGGACGGGTTTGTGGACGCACTGTTTTCCAACTAG
- a CDS encoding DnaJ C-terminal domain-containing protein, protein MSQSDYYEALGVSRSASADEIKKAYRKLAKQHHPDANPDDAGAQKKFSEITEAYDVLSDDEKRKKYDQFGANWNKVGGGPGGGGRNPFEGFGGAGGTSFDLDDILGGMFGGGGGGGSPFGGGGGRRPPRSQRGQNVEAEIRVPFRVGVEGGEHELTLHTGGKVQRIGVKIPAGMDDGAKIRLAGQGHPGHGGGSAGDVIVTVRISGHPWFRRDGKNLLVDVPITPSEAALGAKVDVPTLTEGTVVMSIPPGTSGGAKLRLRGKGVRDRKTGERGDQLVVVKVVVPKDLSDEAKELYRKLEEAAPQNPREDLWT, encoded by the coding sequence ATGTCCCAAAGCGATTACTACGAAGCACTCGGCGTTTCCCGATCCGCCAGCGCGGACGAAATCAAGAAGGCCTACCGCAAGCTGGCCAAACAGCATCACCCGGACGCCAATCCGGATGACGCGGGAGCTCAAAAGAAGTTTTCCGAGATTACCGAAGCCTACGACGTTCTTAGCGACGACGAAAAACGGAAGAAGTACGACCAGTTCGGAGCCAACTGGAACAAAGTCGGCGGCGGACCTGGCGGAGGCGGACGCAATCCGTTTGAAGGCTTCGGCGGCGCTGGCGGAACCAGCTTTGACCTCGACGACATTCTGGGCGGAATGTTCGGCGGCGGCGGAGGAGGCGGTAGCCCCTTCGGTGGCGGTGGTGGGCGGCGTCCCCCGCGTTCTCAAAGAGGCCAGAATGTCGAAGCGGAAATTCGAGTCCCCTTTCGTGTCGGCGTAGAAGGCGGCGAACACGAACTGACTCTGCATACCGGCGGCAAGGTGCAACGCATTGGTGTGAAGATCCCCGCAGGCATGGACGACGGCGCCAAAATTCGTTTGGCCGGTCAGGGGCACCCCGGCCACGGCGGCGGCTCAGCTGGCGATGTGATTGTGACGGTGCGGATTTCAGGGCATCCCTGGTTTCGTCGCGACGGTAAGAACCTGCTGGTTGACGTGCCGATCACGCCGTCTGAAGCAGCTCTTGGAGCGAAGGTCGACGTCCCGACTCTTACGGAAGGCACGGTCGTCATGTCGATCCCACCTGGCACGTCCGGCGGCGCGAAACTGCGTCTGCGCGGCAAGGGCGTTCGCGACCGCAAGACGGGTGAACGAGGCGACCAGCTTGTCGTGGTGAAAGTCGTCGTCCCGAAGGACCTGTCGGACGAAGCGAAAGAACTCTATCGCAAGCTGGAAGAAGCCGCTCCCCAGAATCCTCGCGAAGACTTGTGGACGTAA
- a CDS encoding 3-keto-disaccharide hydrolase, with product MKQLAICVSLCSILSTVATADVGVGAKPLPGAEVIIDGSREMLDQKWTYWEGPRFASSLPIKWKIVDDPVEGGTCLMTDDPVAAGGKYGTADIVTKKPYRDFRLHVEFLITKLGGNSGVYLQNRFEIQVLDGDKTKHGMGAVINETESPYHAYNGVGKWNAYDITFRAARFEDGKMVQKPLVSMYFNGKKVHENVEINKVWGGPNSGVDGGNNNGFGITDTPQGLKLQCEGHDVRYRNTWIKELDLKEANTNFNEDE from the coding sequence ATGAAGCAACTCGCCATCTGTGTGTCACTCTGCAGTATTCTGTCCACTGTCGCAACAGCCGACGTCGGCGTCGGAGCCAAGCCACTGCCCGGTGCGGAAGTCATCATCGATGGCTCGCGTGAGATGCTGGACCAGAAATGGACCTACTGGGAAGGACCGCGGTTTGCCTCTTCACTTCCGATCAAATGGAAGATTGTCGACGACCCGGTTGAGGGCGGCACATGCTTGATGACGGACGATCCCGTTGCTGCCGGAGGCAAGTATGGCACGGCCGACATTGTCACGAAGAAGCCTTATCGCGACTTCCGGCTGCACGTGGAATTTCTCATTACGAAACTAGGCGGCAACAGCGGCGTCTACCTGCAGAACCGCTTCGAAATCCAGGTACTCGACGGCGACAAAACCAAGCACGGCATGGGAGCCGTCATCAACGAAACCGAATCGCCTTATCACGCCTACAACGGCGTCGGCAAGTGGAACGCCTACGACATCACCTTCCGAGCCGCTCGTTTTGAGGACGGCAAGATGGTTCAGAAACCGCTGGTGTCGATGTACTTCAACGGCAAGAAGGTCCATGAAAACGTCGAGATCAACAAAGTCTGGGGCGGCCCGAATTCCGGTGTCGACGGCGGCAACAACAACGGCTTCGGTATCACGGATACGCCTCAGGGCCTGAAGCTGCAATGCGAAGGCCATGACGTCCGCTACCGAAACACATGGATTAAAGAGCTGGACCTAAAGGAAGCCAACACCAACTTCAACGAAGACGAATAG
- a CDS encoding c-type cytochrome, with protein MSPQPTARLIVLLAATYGLPAGLAQTSNQSPEATAKRVFRQTPELQEAMERGAESSATANTKSAPTNPEPQVSDAEFSASPKPQWIWGKDNNSDYVLKTSFTAKDVTAARLKASCDNEGTVFINGRRVAASAAWEEPMSADVAKYIVNGQNTITAKVANHGGIAAFVLELAIKDTGGEVSHVVTNAEWTVDSEDANGDQKVASRGNYGDGPWGDVFSNVSLAGRVPRGVFEVLPGFQVEKLFTVPKDELGSWVCIAFDNKGRLLASDQGDKGICRITLPPVATSSLLPQGGEGARRADEGAARTEHHLTPDLSPAGGEGVPTETTVERLDFSRCEHQPSGAQGMLWAFDSLYFCCNGGPGSGLYRARDTDGDDQFDECVKLKEFKGGGEHGPHSIRLSPDGNRIFVIAGNHTDPPFKPGEELENENYSSRVPTNWGEDLLLPRMWDANGHARGKLAPGGWIASTDPDGKTWEIWSIGYRNPYDMAFNADGELFAYDADMEWDVGTPWYRPTRVVHATSGSEFGWRSGTGKWPEYYIDSLPPLINIGPGSPVGVDFGYGPPREADSEAAKNAWARVPAKGSGRPDHGRRAAGTARPTEEVSNAKESATTSESGRRSGTEGRSVRPTNYVFTPLAFPAKYQKALYICDWTFGTMYAIHMEPHQSSYRATKEEFVSRSPLPLTDVAAGPDGALYFSVGGRGTHSELFRVVYLGDESTSPLVPSSDSLTSAAQDRKILESRPASQTYDKPEEWFKDNSFQKSFVTPYLASTDPFLRFAAIRQREKFVAAQMQTSLRENRKTVAAGGKLKVPTGPQALLTPEKFAPPSVIIGDWLANARNAALLRQVHALPWPDDETPPPLESVISDLPLAKFPLNALSVTDRLSYLRMLSLVFIRIAPPSENARDRLLHQLDRAFPADDPRLNRELCQMLVYLDSPSVVAKTIALMNQPPQREDIDMTDLLARNAGYGKAIKAMIDNQPDKQQMWYAFCLRVAKVGWTPELRSDYYRWFGRAQTWSGGNSYKKFLQNIENEAWDITPFDHRVLVEAAGARTPYKVPELPKPTGPGQDWTLDEVRALAADGLKNRNFENGQKMFAATRCIVCHRFAGDGGATGPDLTQLAGRFNIEALTEAIVDPSKVISDQYKGSTVVTSDGKTINGRIVSENDEQISVLTDPEDSTKIVDIPKSDIDETLPSKVSIMPADLLKPLNKDEVLDLLAYLLSRGDEKHPMFRQ; from the coding sequence ATGTCACCACAACCTACCGCTCGCCTTATCGTTCTGTTGGCCGCGACATACGGCCTTCCTGCGGGACTCGCTCAGACGTCGAACCAAAGTCCCGAAGCCACAGCCAAACGTGTCTTTCGCCAAACGCCGGAATTGCAGGAGGCAATGGAACGCGGTGCGGAATCTTCAGCCACCGCAAACACGAAATCTGCGCCCACAAATCCAGAACCCCAGGTCTCCGATGCCGAATTCTCTGCAAGTCCGAAGCCACAGTGGATCTGGGGAAAAGACAACAATTCCGACTATGTCCTCAAAACATCCTTCACTGCGAAGGACGTCACGGCCGCCCGGCTGAAGGCATCGTGTGACAACGAGGGCACTGTCTTCATCAACGGCAGGCGGGTCGCAGCCAGTGCGGCATGGGAAGAACCTATGTCGGCTGATGTGGCCAAATATATCGTCAACGGCCAAAATACGATCACCGCCAAAGTGGCCAATCATGGCGGCATCGCGGCCTTTGTTCTGGAGCTGGCAATCAAGGATACAGGCGGCGAGGTGAGTCACGTGGTCACCAACGCCGAATGGACCGTCGATTCGGAAGATGCAAACGGCGATCAGAAGGTCGCCTCGCGAGGGAACTACGGCGACGGGCCATGGGGCGATGTGTTCTCGAACGTGTCACTGGCCGGTCGAGTTCCACGGGGCGTGTTCGAAGTCCTGCCTGGTTTTCAGGTCGAGAAGCTGTTCACCGTTCCCAAAGACGAACTGGGTTCCTGGGTTTGCATTGCGTTCGACAACAAAGGCCGCCTGCTGGCGAGCGATCAGGGCGACAAGGGGATCTGTCGCATAACGCTTCCACCGGTTGCAACATCTTCCCTTCTCCCCCAAGGGGGAGAAGGTGCCCGAAGGGCGGATGAGGGGGCCGCGCGCACGGAACACCACCTAACCCCGGACCTTTCTCCCGCAGGGGGCGAGGGAGTCCCGACAGAAACAACCGTCGAACGCCTCGATTTCAGCCGCTGCGAACATCAGCCCAGCGGTGCTCAGGGAATGCTGTGGGCTTTCGACAGCCTCTACTTCTGCTGCAACGGCGGTCCCGGCAGCGGGCTTTATCGAGCTCGCGACACCGATGGTGATGACCAGTTCGACGAATGCGTGAAACTAAAAGAATTCAAAGGCGGAGGCGAACATGGGCCTCATTCGATTCGCCTGTCACCCGACGGAAATCGTATTTTCGTCATCGCCGGCAACCACACGGACCCGCCGTTCAAGCCGGGCGAAGAACTGGAAAACGAAAACTACAGCAGCCGAGTTCCCACCAACTGGGGCGAAGACCTGTTGCTGCCGCGCATGTGGGATGCCAACGGCCACGCTCGCGGCAAACTGGCACCGGGCGGCTGGATCGCCAGCACGGATCCGGACGGCAAGACGTGGGAAATCTGGAGTATCGGATACCGCAACCCGTACGACATGGCGTTCAACGCCGACGGCGAACTGTTCGCCTACGACGCGGACATGGAATGGGACGTCGGCACTCCGTGGTACCGTCCAACTCGAGTCGTCCACGCCACAAGCGGCAGCGAGTTCGGCTGGCGCAGCGGCACCGGCAAATGGCCGGAGTATTACATCGACAGCCTGCCACCACTCATCAACATCGGCCCAGGCTCACCGGTGGGAGTCGACTTCGGCTATGGCCCGCCTCGCGAAGCCGACAGCGAAGCCGCGAAGAATGCCTGGGCACGAGTTCCCGCGAAAGGATCTGGTAGGCCGGATCACGGCCGTCGAGCTGCCGGAACAGCGCGGCCGACGGAAGAAGTTTCCAACGCCAAAGAGTCTGCAACCACCAGCGAGTCAGGCCGCCGCTCCGGTACCGAGGGCCGCTCGGTCCGGCCTACAAACTATGTATTCACACCGCTCGCGTTCCCCGCCAAATATCAGAAGGCGCTGTACATCTGCGACTGGACCTTCGGCACGATGTACGCCATCCACATGGAACCACATCAAAGCAGCTATAGGGCGACAAAGGAAGAATTTGTCTCACGCAGCCCGCTGCCTCTGACAGACGTGGCGGCGGGGCCGGATGGAGCGTTGTACTTCAGCGTGGGCGGACGAGGGACGCATTCGGAGTTGTTTCGCGTGGTTTACTTGGGCGACGAGTCAACGAGTCCGTTGGTGCCAAGCAGCGACAGTCTCACGTCTGCCGCTCAAGATCGTAAGATTCTGGAGTCGCGTCCTGCCAGTCAAACCTATGACAAGCCGGAGGAGTGGTTCAAAGACAATTCGTTTCAAAAATCGTTTGTAACTCCATACCTCGCCTCTACCGACCCGTTTCTTCGATTTGCAGCCATCAGGCAAAGAGAGAAATTCGTCGCCGCACAAATGCAAACTTCCCTTCGCGAGAACCGAAAAACTGTTGCTGCAGGTGGAAAATTGAAAGTTCCAACAGGTCCGCAGGCCTTACTCACGCCAGAAAAGTTCGCACCACCATCTGTGATCATCGGCGACTGGTTAGCAAACGCACGCAACGCAGCATTGCTTCGACAGGTTCACGCACTACCGTGGCCTGACGACGAGACGCCTCCGCCGCTCGAATCGGTTATCAGCGATCTACCCCTCGCGAAATTTCCTCTCAATGCGTTGTCGGTGACAGATCGGCTTAGTTATCTCAGGATGCTCTCGCTTGTCTTCATACGGATCGCTCCCCCTAGTGAAAACGCAAGAGATCGACTGCTTCACCAGCTGGACCGTGCGTTTCCGGCCGACGACCCGCGACTCAACCGCGAACTCTGCCAGATGCTGGTCTATCTGGATTCACCCAGTGTGGTCGCAAAGACCATCGCGCTGATGAATCAGCCGCCGCAGCGGGAAGACATCGACATGACCGATTTGCTGGCTCGCAACGCGGGCTATGGCAAAGCGATCAAAGCCATGATCGATAACCAGCCGGACAAACAGCAGATGTGGTACGCATTCTGTCTGCGAGTCGCGAAAGTGGGCTGGACGCCGGAGCTGCGATCCGACTACTACCGCTGGTTTGGTCGGGCTCAGACGTGGTCCGGCGGTAACAGCTACAAGAAGTTTCTTCAGAACATTGAAAACGAAGCATGGGACATCACACCGTTCGATCATCGTGTGCTTGTCGAAGCAGCGGGGGCTCGGACGCCTTACAAGGTTCCGGAACTGCCAAAGCCAACTGGCCCCGGCCAAGACTGGACGCTGGACGAAGTGCGTGCTTTGGCGGCGGACGGTTTGAAGAACCGCAACTTTGAAAACGGTCAGAAGATGTTCGCGGCAACTCGCTGTATCGTCTGCCATCGCTTTGCCGGAGACGGTGGAGCCACCGGCCCGGATCTGACTCAACTTGCCGGTCGCTTTAACATCGAAGCACTGACCGAAGCCATCGTGGACCCCAGTAAAGTCATCAGCGACCAATACAAGGGCAGCACAGTCGTGACGTCTGACGGCAAAACGATCAACGGTCGAATCGTGTCTGAGAACGACGAACAAATCAGCGTGCTAACCGACCCGGAAGATAGCACGAAAATCGTCGATATTCCAAAGTCGGACATCGACGAGACACTGCCATCAAAGGTGTCCATCATGCCTGCGGATTTGCTGAAGCCGCTTAACAAGGACGAAGTTCTCGACCTGCTGGCCTATCTGCTGTCACGCGGCGATGAGAAGCATCCAATGTTCAGGCAGTAA
- a CDS encoding MFS transporter, whose product MSSPDTSHATSADTPPQAAHGGAKKTTLLIVFVVVFIDLLGFGIVLPLLPRYGAVFNATSMQLGLLMASFSAMQFLFAPMWGALSDRIGRRPVLIVGLVGSTLSYAMFGVASELGREGTLLGLGAIPWLFITRIAAGIAGATIATAQAVIADSTGAAGRGKGMALIGAAFGIGFTFGPLIGAACTSSDPSIALNDAQYAAVRDWDATETPIAEGELLALLTEHGELQPADQESAGQLLAEPRPQAEVKATLLAPPSAMPGYVAAVLSALALLLAIAKLPESRPADSSAQTTHRRGGLLQLGTVVRHMTARKFAVVLTAIFITTFAFAQFESTLSLLTREFGYSPKRNFLLYAYIGAILMVGQGLLVRRLLPKIGEYRMALIGVVLMTAGFILIALTGNRTLPANALWYILPVVTIGFSSVTPSLQSLLSQAAAEDEQGAVLGTGQSLSSLARILGPYIGIQLLDLSAATPYIAGASLMLVGGLAVASIRTPKPAIKGDAG is encoded by the coding sequence TTGTCCAGCCCTGACACCTCGCACGCGACCTCTGCCGACACGCCCCCTCAAGCCGCACATGGTGGTGCGAAGAAAACCACGCTGCTGATCGTCTTTGTGGTCGTTTTCATCGACCTGCTGGGTTTTGGGATCGTGCTGCCGCTGCTGCCTCGGTATGGAGCCGTCTTCAACGCGACCAGCATGCAGCTTGGCCTGTTGATGGCATCGTTTTCAGCCATGCAGTTTCTGTTCGCTCCGATGTGGGGCGCCCTGTCGGACCGCATCGGCCGCCGGCCAGTGCTGATTGTCGGCTTGGTGGGTTCAACGCTGTCTTACGCCATGTTCGGCGTGGCCTCTGAACTGGGTCGTGAAGGAACCTTGCTGGGCCTCGGTGCGATTCCGTGGCTGTTCATCACTCGTATCGCCGCCGGAATCGCCGGAGCAACCATTGCGACAGCTCAGGCGGTAATCGCTGACAGCACAGGAGCGGCCGGGCGAGGCAAAGGCATGGCGTTGATCGGCGCGGCGTTCGGAATCGGATTCACCTTCGGGCCTCTAATTGGCGCCGCCTGCACATCCAGCGATCCGTCGATAGCGCTCAACGACGCTCAATACGCCGCCGTCCGTGATTGGGACGCGACGGAAACGCCGATCGCAGAAGGAGAACTGCTCGCACTGCTGACGGAACACGGAGAACTGCAGCCGGCCGACCAGGAATCGGCCGGTCAACTCCTCGCGGAACCCAGACCACAGGCCGAAGTGAAAGCCACTCTACTGGCACCACCGTCTGCCATGCCGGGCTATGTCGCTGCCGTGCTGTCGGCTCTGGCGCTGCTGCTGGCCATTGCCAAGCTTCCCGAATCGCGGCCGGCAGATTCCTCTGCCCAGACCACTCACAGGCGAGGCGGACTGCTGCAACTGGGAACGGTCGTACGTCACATGACGGCTCGCAAGTTTGCGGTCGTGCTGACAGCGATCTTTATCACCACGTTCGCGTTCGCTCAGTTCGAAAGCACTCTGTCATTGCTGACGCGGGAATTCGGCTACAGCCCCAAACGCAACTTCCTGCTGTACGCCTACATCGGAGCGATCCTGATGGTCGGTCAGGGCCTGCTGGTGCGACGATTGCTGCCTAAAATCGGCGAATACCGCATGGCCCTCATCGGCGTGGTCTTGATGACCGCCGGCTTTATACTGATCGCATTAACCGGCAACCGAACTCTGCCCGCCAACGCTTTGTGGTACATCCTGCCCGTCGTCACGATCGGCTTTTCATCCGTGACACCTTCCCTGCAGTCGTTGTTGTCTCAGGCAGCCGCCGAAGACGAACAGGGAGCAGTCCTCGGCACCGGCCAGAGCCTCTCATCGCTTGCCAGAATTCTGGGCCCCTACATCGGCATCCAATTACTGGACTTATCCGCTGCGACGCCGTACATTGCCGGAGCAAGCCTGATGCTGGTAGGTGGTTTAGCCGTGGCGTCGATCCGGACACCGAAGCCCGCGATTAAGGGAGACGCGGGGTAA
- the mntR gene encoding manganese-binding transcriptional regulator MntR — protein sequence MANVHQRTRTDHASEMAEDYVEAIFDIIDHSGVCRASDLVQLFKVTHATVNNTVGRLVRDGYVTTEPYRPLELTGKGKTLARKCRERHEIVRTFLLALGVSEATATADSEGIEHHVSPETLKAMRSFLKAQPVPPGE from the coding sequence ATGGCCAACGTTCACCAAAGAACACGAACTGACCATGCATCAGAAATGGCAGAAGACTACGTCGAAGCCATTTTTGACATCATTGACCACAGCGGCGTCTGCCGTGCCAGCGACCTGGTCCAGCTGTTCAAAGTCACTCACGCCACGGTCAACAACACCGTGGGACGTCTCGTGCGCGACGGCTACGTCACCACGGAGCCGTACCGGCCGCTGGAACTGACCGGCAAAGGCAAAACGCTGGCGAGAAAATGCCGCGAACGACACGAAATCGTACGCACGTTTCTACTCGCCCTGGGCGTGAGCGAAGCGACTGCCACGGCGGACAGCGAGGGCATTGAACACCACGTCAGCCCGGAAACTCTGAAAGCCATGCGCAGTTTCCTTAAGGCACAGCCCGTTCCGCCCGGCGAATAG
- a CDS encoding DUF1559 domain-containing protein: MKVLRLKVARRAFTLIELLVVIAIIAILISLLLPAVQQAREAARRTQCKNNLKQLGLALHNYHDVHRRLPAGYFSYPTSNGAAPAWAQLDPNTWDGAPGWSWGAMLLPFLDQGNITNSVDFDRPVWTTQHRDVLSTKLPVFLCPTSSGGDDAFTVQGADGSPRLINGQPVVVGRSHYVASHGQESCWGECGSATTGIVFSNIYTSATRTVAINGDAGRVADGPFYRNSGTRFRDVTDGLTNTVFLGEHSSKLSDKTWVGVVPGASTPPRFRSPENGPDAAATMVLVHAGPSGGELDITGFPIIHPVNFPTFHVGQMYSEHMGGGHVSLGDGSVRFISENIDLLLWAELSSMNEGEVIGEF; the protein is encoded by the coding sequence ATGAAGGTTCTTCGGCTCAAGGTCGCACGGCGCGCGTTTACGCTCATCGAGCTTCTGGTGGTGATTGCGATCATTGCCATCCTGATTTCGCTGTTATTGCCCGCCGTGCAACAGGCTCGGGAAGCGGCTCGGCGAACTCAATGCAAAAACAACCTTAAACAGCTTGGGTTGGCACTGCACAACTATCACGATGTGCATCGAAGACTTCCCGCCGGGTACTTCAGTTATCCAACTTCCAATGGCGCCGCGCCAGCGTGGGCTCAACTTGATCCGAATACGTGGGATGGGGCTCCGGGCTGGAGTTGGGGAGCGATGCTGCTGCCGTTTCTCGATCAGGGCAACATCACGAATTCCGTTGATTTCGACCGGCCGGTTTGGACCACGCAGCATCGTGACGTGCTTTCGACGAAGCTGCCCGTGTTCCTGTGTCCGACGTCAAGCGGAGGCGACGACGCTTTCACTGTTCAGGGGGCCGATGGTTCACCCCGCTTGATTAACGGTCAGCCGGTTGTGGTCGGGCGTTCTCACTACGTCGCCAGTCACGGCCAGGAATCGTGTTGGGGAGAATGCGGGTCGGCGACAACCGGTATTGTTTTCAGCAACATCTATACGTCAGCCACCAGGACGGTCGCAATTAACGGCGACGCTGGTCGAGTTGCCGATGGCCCGTTCTATCGCAATTCCGGAACGCGGTTTCGCGACGTGACTGATGGTCTGACGAACACGGTATTTCTGGGTGAACATTCGTCAAAGCTAAGCGACAAGACGTGGGTTGGCGTCGTTCCGGGAGCGTCAACGCCGCCTCGGTTTCGCAGTCCGGAAAACGGTCCTGATGCTGCAGCGACAATGGTGTTGGTGCATGCCGGGCCGTCTGGTGGCGAACTTGACATCACCGGTTTTCCCATCATTCATCCGGTGAATTTTCCGACCTTTCATGTCGGTCAGATGTACTCAGAACACATGGGCGGCGGGCACGTGAGTTTGGGTGATGGATCTGTCCGCTTCATTTCAGAAAACATTGACCTGCTTCTGTGGGCAGAATTGTCCAGCATGAACGAAGGCGAAGTCATCGGAGAATTTTAG